The proteins below are encoded in one region of Hordeum vulgare subsp. vulgare chromosome 3H, MorexV3_pseudomolecules_assembly, whole genome shotgun sequence:
- the LOC123440980 gene encoding uncharacterized protein LOC123440980, protein MADPLGSVTKALDIVFKIKEAVDTVKQNEKDCEQIKKRVERVQHTLSLFQKDADLMNSAGSRTALEALREVLAEALELVTGCKEETNMCCLLIEAGEVSKKLNKADQTISNINSEVSLAIMVCIAPHTTKPLKLYQVPDGHGRSLQLDKQTRSVPPTISEISVEIKVAVEKVQRNKAECIEIDKRVNGVNALLSQFGNTELMKDPSMSASVEKLHMTFCIARTLVMDCQKRNILFIRSGWELSKQLREVLDQIDLALDDMITISANYACTM, encoded by the exons ATGGCTGATCCTCTGGGCAGTGTGACAAAGGCTCTCGACATTGTGTTCAAGATCAAAGAGGCGGTGGATACCGTTAAACAAAACGAAAAGGATTGTGAACAGATCAAGAAGCGCGTGGAGAGGGTCCAACACACGCTCTCGCTGTTCCAAAAGGATGCTGATCTGATGAACTCCGCGGGGAGCCGCACTGCACTGGAGGCGCTGCGTGAGGTCCTCGCCGAGGCCCTCGAGCTCGTCACAGGCTGCAAGGAAGAGACTAATATGTGTTGTCTCCTCATAGAGGCCGGGGAGGTATCCAAGAAGCTCAACAAGGCGGACCAGACTATATCTAATATAAACTCTGAGGTGTCTCTTGCCATCATGGTCTGCATTGCGCCGCACACCACCAAGCCGCTA AAACTCTACCAAGTACCGGATGGACATGGTCGTTCTCTCCAATTG GACAAACAAACACGGAgcgtgccaccaactatttctgAAATTTCTGTCGAGATCAAGGTAGCGGTGGAAAAGGTCCAGAGGAACAAGGCGGAGTGCATTGAAATTGATAAACGTGTGAACGGAGTCAATGCCCTCCTTTCACAGTTTGGAAATACAGAACTCATGAAGGACCCATCCATGAGTGCCTCAGTAGAGAAGCTCCATATGACCTTTTGCATTGCTCGCACACTCGTCATGGACTGTCAAAAAAGAAATATTCTTTTCATTCGGTCTGGCTGGGAGTTGTCCAAGCAGCTACGTGAGGTGCTTGATCAAATTGATCTTGCCTTGGATGATATGATCACCATTAGTGCGAACTATGCGTGTACGATGTGA
- the LOC123440981 gene encoding uncharacterized protein LOC123440981: protein MAISCHLSRTSGCLALAVAICILLPGCFSRKIALEIFERACHCFDDHNVYNECTVELRVGVEGAFHVGRESMDEYCGGACFVETEMALRCVEAVANDGFTFSNGASLFAVKQALGSGCSYTPERGTFDIRERRECRDEYGYGYHDTHEQLGYGEEGGDRQYEYPGGAFDNYCSGATGGGPAVRVPGWRVRQLLLRRHRRRPGADAPPRLLTCLRVGGTASCRLSGSDFTMYHV from the exons ATGGCCATCTCTTGTCACCTGTCCCGGACCAGTGGCTGTTTGGCCCTGGCCGTTGCCATTTGCATCCTGCTCCCAGGCTGCTTCTCCA GAAAAATTGCCCTGGAGATCTTCGAGAGGGCGTGCCACTGCTTCGATGACCACAAT GTGTACAACGAGTGCACGGTGGAGCTTCGGGTGGGCGTGGAGGGGGCGTTCCACGTGGGGCGGGAGAGCATGGACGAGTACTGCGGCGGGGCTTGCTTCGTCGAGACGGAGATGGCGCTGCGGTGCGTGGAGGCGGTCGCCAACGACGGCTTCACCTTCTCCAACGGTGCCTCGCTGTTCGCCGTGAAGCAGGCGCTCGGCAGCGGCTGCAGCTACACGCCCGAAAGAGGAACCTTCGACATACGTGAGCGCAGGGAGTGCCGCGACGAGTACGGCTACGGCTACCACGACACGCACGAGCAGCTCGGCTACGGCGAAGAGGGCGGCGACCGGCAGTACGAGTACCCAGGTGGCGCGTTCGACAACTACTGCTCCGGCGCCACCGGCGGCGGCCCGGCAGTACGAGTACCCGGGTGGCGTGTTCGACAACTACTGCTCCGGCGCCACCGGCGGCGGCCCGGTGCGGATGCTCCTCCTCGCCTCCTTACTTGCCTCCGCGTGGGCGGCACTGCTTCTTGCCGTCTGAGCGGTAGCGATTTCACCATGTACCATGTGTAA